ATAGCTTCTTGAGCTTGTTTTTTAGTTCCAACAAATAAGAAGTTTCCTCCATTTGCTGATATTTCTCTTACTACTTCGTAAGCCTCTTCAATTTTCTTTAAAGATTTGTGTAAATCGATTACATGGATTCCATTTCTCTCTGTGAAGATATATTTTGCCATTTTTGGATTCCATCTTTTTGCTTGATGTCCAAAGTGTACTCCAGACTCAAGTAATTGTTTCATAGTTACTACTGCCATTTTTTCCTCCTAATTTTATCTTTTGGTTATGCCCTCCGTCAATCTCAAAACTAAACAACCATTTGGCACCGAGTTTAGAAATAATTGACGTGCATTTTTTAGCATTTTATTATATCACTTTCTTTTTATAATTGTCAACTAAATAAATAAAAATATTCTTTATATTTTTTATTTGAAATATAAATTTTATTTCTTGACTTTGATATAAACATAAATTAAAATTTAAATAAATTATTTTACGAAGGGGAAGATATTATGAATATTAAAACAAAAAATCTACTTCAAATTCATATAGCTGTTTTTCTTTTAGGTTTTTCTGGGTTATTTGGAAGGTTAGTTTCAACTTCAATTTTTACTCTTATTTTAGGAAGAACATTTTTTTCAGCTTTAGCTTTATTTCTCTTATTGAAATATCAAAAAATAAGTTTAAAGTTGGAAAAGCCAAAAGAATATTTTTATTTAATCATACTTGGAATTTTTTTATCTCTTCATTGGATTACTTTCTTTCACTCAATAAATCTTTCAACTGTGGCAATAGGACTTTTAACTTTTTCAACTTTTCCTTTTTTTGTAACTTTTTTAGAACCGATTATATTTAAAGAAAAATTATATTTTTCTGATATAGTTGTAGCTATTATAGCTTTTATAGGTATATCTTTTGTAGTTCCTTCTTTTGATTTTGGAAATGATATGACAATAGGTGGATTATGGGGAATTTTTTCAGGGATTTTATATGCTATTTTTTCTTTAGGAAATAGAGCTATCACTCAAAAATATTCTGGTCCTCTAGTTTCTTTTTATGAGCAATTAGTAGTGATGTTTTCTCTAATTCCTACATATTTAATAACAAGAGAAATTGTAACAAGAAAAGATATATTTTTAATGGCTCTTTTAGGGATTGTATTTACAGCTCTAGCTCACACTCTTGTAATTAGTTCTTTAAAACATGTAAAAGCTAAAACTTCTAGTATCATTTTTTGTTTAGAACCTCTGTATTCTATAACAGCAGCAGCTTTTATATTGAATGAAATTCCTAGTATAAAAACACTTTTTGGAGGGGTTATTATTATATGTGCTGTTCTTTATTCTACTATAAAAAGTAAAAAATAATATAGTAAAAATCAATTGGAACTATTATATGAAATAATAAATTTTTATATAATAGTTCCTTCATTATTAATATTAATCTTTTGATAATTTGTTTTTTATGTCATTTTCTAAAAGATTTAAAAATTTTGAAATAGTCTCTTTCTCAACATTAGAAAAATTTTGAAATATTTTACTGTCTCTTTCTTCAGCCTCTTTATGTAAAATTTCATGTTTTATAAATATCTCTCTTCCTTTTTCAGTTAAAGAAAAATATTTCTCTTTTTTATTATCAGGATTTTGAAATTGTTTTATATATTCTCTTTCTAAAAGTTTTTTCACTATTTTTAAGGCTCCACTTTTGGTAAAATTCATGTGTTTACTTAGACTTGTAATATTAGGATTTTTAGTTTTTCCAATAAAATCTATGCTATGAACATCACTGATATTTAATTCTGAATAATTTTTAGAAAAATCTTTTTTATTAAACTCCTCTATTAATTGAAATACTGATATTAAATTATTTAATAATTCTTTATTTTCCATTTTATCTTTCCTTTTTAAATATTCTAACTGGTAACCCTGTCAACAAAGGTGTTCTATGCCAAATTATTAAAGTTTCCTCGATTTTATTCATATTTCCCAAAGCATTTGAATCTAAATTTTCTATAACATATGTTTGATTATCCTCACATTTTTTATCAGCTAAAATATGTTCTTCCCCTCTTCTTATTCCAGCACAATCTATTCCTATAAAACTAACTTTCTTTTTCAAAAGTTCCTCTATAAGCTCCCAACTTAATTGAAAGTGATTTTTAATGTATATATCACTTCCATATTTATTATCTTTTTGAATATCAGTAAAAAATATTACAAAATCTCCTTCTACTATTTCATAATCTTCTAATATTTCTATACCTATTTCTCTATTCAAATCATATTTTTTACAATCGATTGTTATTGTTCTTCTTTCAATATATTTTTCAGGTATAAAAGTTTTATTATATACATCTATATGAGTTCCAATATGTCCACTCATCATCAATGGATTTTCATTTTTTCTTACAAAATCCCAAACTTTATCCTCATCAGATATTTTTATACTTATTTCAATCATAAAAATCCCTCCATTTAGTTAACCAGTTAACTAAATTATAGAAAAAATTTTTTTATCTGTCAATTATTATTTATCTAAAGGATATTAAAAATTTCTTAATTATAAAATTAAAAAGATTAATTTCTGCAAAATACAAAAATCAATCCTTTTTAATAATAATAAATTTCACTAAATTTTTAGATAAATAATTTTATCTCTTTATAGTCGCTACATTTTCCTTCTAAGAAATCAATAAAAGGCTTTATAGCATCTCCTTTAACTTCTCTTCCATTAAACTTACAAAATCTTACACAAGCATGACATAAAATACATTTTGTAACATCAATACTTCTATGATTTTCTTTAGAAATAGCTTCTGTTGGACAAACTTTAATACATTGTCCACAATCTTTACAATTTTCATTTGGCTCTGGAGCTACTCCTCTACTTGGTCCATCTGCTTTATAAGGTCTATTCCCTGGTAACTCTATTCTTAAATTTTCTGTTTTAGTTTCTAATTTTTTAATTATCTCTTTTCCAAAATTAAAAGCTTTTTCTAAATCTTCAACTGTTGGACGACCTGTTGCTACTTTTGTAGTATAAGAATGTGTTCCTAAAAATGCTCCTGCTCCTACAACTATAAAATTATTTTCCTCAAATATATCTTGCATCTCTACAAAATAATCTTCAAAGGCTCTGTTTCCATAAACTCCAACTAAAATAATAGGAGTATTATTTCCTTTTATTTTTTTTAGAGCCTCTCTTATAATTTTTGGAACTCTTCCAGCATATACTGGAGAACCTACTATAATTAATTCATCTTCTTTAAAAGAATATTCTGTTAAATCTTTCCAAGAAAAAGTGATATCTATATTTTCTATTTCTTTTCCTATCCCTTTAGCAATATTTTCTACAACTTTCTTAGTTGAATGAGTTGGACTAAAATAAAAAGTTGTAACTTTAGATATGTTCATCTTTATTCCTCCTAAACTTTTTAAAATTATTTTAAAGGTTCAATAGCTTTTTCTAATATCCCTGTTAAATAGGCTAAAACCAAACCATAATTTGTGACTTTTAGATTTTTCTCATTACAAAATTTTATTCTATTTTCCATATTTTTTCTAGTTATCATACAACCACCACAATGAATAACTAAATCATATTTTGATAAATCCTCTGGAAAATCTTTTCCTGCTGAAAAAGTAAAATTTATTTTTTTATTTAATTTTTTCTGTAAAAGAGTTGGTATTTTTACTCTTCCAATATCTTCATGAGAAGTATTATGGGTACAAGTTTCAGCTATTAAAACATTACTATTTTCTTTTAAGTTTTTAATAACCTCTATCCCTTCTATTAATTTATCTATTTCTCCCTTTTGCCTAGCAAATAAAATTGAAAAACTTGTAAGAGGATATCTGTTATTTACTATTTTATCCACATTTTTAAAAGCTTGGGAATCTGTTATAACTAATTTAATATTATCTTCCTCTTTTAAAACTTCCTCTAACTCTGTATCCCTACAAACTACTGATTTTATTCCATTATCTAAAGCATCTCTTAAGATTTGAACCTGTGGTAAAATTAATCTTCCCTTTGGAGCTTCTGAATCTATTGGCACTACCAATACAATTTTTTCTCCATATTCTACTATTCCCTTTAATAAACTAGGTTCTTCTTCCAAAACATTCAACTTTTCAATTAAATATTTTTTGAAATTTAATATAGAATCTCTATTCTTAGTTGAAATAAATAAGCAATTATCTATTTTAGATTTTATTTCATTTTTCTTCTCTTCATTCAATAATTCTTCTTTATTCACTACCACTAAATAAGGAAGAGAATATTTCTTTAAAATTAAAAGATTTTCTTTATATTCTTCTTCAATAAAATTATTTCCATCAATAACATATATTGCAAAATCAGATTTTTTTATTTCATTGATAGTTTTTTCAATTCTTAAATTTCCTAGTTTACTATTATCATTAAATCCTGCTGTATCTATAAATAACACAGGTCCAAAAGGGATTAACTCCATTGCTTTTTTTACTGAGTCTGTTGTAGTTCCCTCTTCTGATGAAACAATAGCAATATTCTGTTCTACTATACTATTTAATAAAGAGGATTTCCCAGAGTTAACAGCTCCTACTATCACAATATTTACTCTATTTGAATTTGGTGTGTTTTGCATTTTTTTCCTTTCTAATCTTCTACCACTTTACTAAAAGATTTATCCACAATTTTAAGTCCATCTACTCCAGCACTAACTATACCTCCAGCATATCCAGCTCCCTCTCCTATTGGATAAAGTCCTTTAATATTAACAGATTCTCCATTTTCATCTCTTAATATTCTTATTGGAGCTGATGTTCTTGTTTCTGGAGCCAACAAATTAGCTCTCTCACTAATAAATAAAGGATTATTTTTCCCCCAATATTTTAAAGCCATTTTCATATTTCTTGTTATTACATCAGGGAAAAATTTATTTAAGTCATATGGAGTTTTCTTCATTAAATAACTTGTTCTTATCTCTTTCTCTGTCACTTTACCCTCTAAAAAATCAGTTACACTTTGATAAATAGCTCCATATTCTTTTACTATCTCATAACTTCTTTTTTCTAACTTTTCTTGAAATTCCATTCCAGAAAATAAATCTTCACCAAACTCATTTTCTTTAATTCCAACTACAAGGGCTGAGTTTGAAAATTCTCCATTTCTATCAGAATAACTCATTCCATTAACTAGAGAACCACCTTTTTGAGAGGCAGCATTAACAATCACTCCTCCAGGGCACATACAGAAAGAAAATACCCCTCTTTCTTCCTCATAATTATTATAAGTAAAATTATAAGTAGCAGCTCCTAAATTTTTGTGACCAGCAAATTTTCCATATTGCATCTTATCTATATCTTCTCTTGGATGTTCTATTCTAGCTCCTATAGCAAAAGGTTTACTTTCCATTTTTACACCTTTTTTATGTAACA
This genomic window from Fusobacterium sp. FSA-380-WT-3A contains:
- the hydF gene encoding [FeFe] hydrogenase H-cluster maturation GTPase HydF, with the protein product MQNTPNSNRVNIVIVGAVNSGKSSLLNSIVEQNIAIVSSEEGTTTDSVKKAMELIPFGPVLFIDTAGFNDNSKLGNLRIEKTINEIKKSDFAIYVIDGNNFIEEEYKENLLILKKYSLPYLVVVNKEELLNEEKKNEIKSKIDNCLFISTKNRDSILNFKKYLIEKLNVLEEEPSLLKGIVEYGEKIVLVVPIDSEAPKGRLILPQVQILRDALDNGIKSVVCRDTELEEVLKEEDNIKLVITDSQAFKNVDKIVNNRYPLTSFSILFARQKGEIDKLIEGIEVIKNLKENSNVLIAETCTHNTSHEDIGRVKIPTLLQKKLNKKINFTFSAGKDFPEDLSKYDLVIHCGGCMITRKNMENRIKFCNEKNLKVTNYGLVLAYLTGILEKAIEPLK
- a CDS encoding cyclase family protein: MIEISIKISDEDKVWDFVRKNENPLMMSGHIGTHIDVYNKTFIPEKYIERRTITIDCKKYDLNREIGIEILEDYEIVEGDFVIFFTDIQKDNKYGSDIYIKNHFQLSWELIEELLKKKVSFIGIDCAGIRRGEEHILADKKCEDNQTYVIENLDSNALGNMNKIEETLIIWHRTPLLTGLPVRIFKKER
- a CDS encoding 4Fe-4S binding protein → MNISKVTTFYFSPTHSTKKVVENIAKGIGKEIENIDITFSWKDLTEYSFKEDELIIVGSPVYAGRVPKIIREALKKIKGNNTPIILVGVYGNRAFEDYFVEMQDIFEENNFIVVGAGAFLGTHSYTTKVATGRPTVEDLEKAFNFGKEIIKKLETKTENLRIELPGNRPYKADGPSRGVAPEPNENCKDCGQCIKVCPTEAISKENHRSIDVTKCILCHACVRFCKFNGREVKGDAIKPFIDFLEGKCSDYKEIKLFI
- a CDS encoding DMT family transporter; translated protein: MNIKTKNLLQIHIAVFLLGFSGLFGRLVSTSIFTLILGRTFFSALALFLLLKYQKISLKLEKPKEYFYLIILGIFLSLHWITFFHSINLSTVAIGLLTFSTFPFFVTFLEPIIFKEKLYFSDIVVAIIAFIGISFVVPSFDFGNDMTIGGLWGIFSGILYAIFSLGNRAITQKYSGPLVSFYEQLVVMFSLIPTYLITREIVTRKDIFLMALLGIVFTALAHTLVISSLKHVKAKTSSIIFCLEPLYSITAAAFILNEIPSIKTLFGGVIIICAVLYSTIKSKK
- a CDS encoding winged helix DNA-binding protein — protein: MENKELLNNLISVFQLIEEFNKKDFSKNYSELNISDVHSIDFIGKTKNPNITSLSKHMNFTKSGALKIVKKLLEREYIKQFQNPDNKKEKYFSLTEKGREIFIKHEILHKEAEERDSKIFQNFSNVEKETISKFLNLLENDIKNKLSKD